From Acidobacteriota bacterium, the proteins below share one genomic window:
- a CDS encoding O-methyltransferase, with protein MRFAALPFSVWLLVVSGCAVQAPDSGGGAARTPGVRGTLTPAIEAVLADIRSADEGQLAVSEEDGRFLRMLVASSDARSILEIGGASGYSAIWLGLAARETGGRVVSIEYDPVRAKEGAANVARAGLDDVVRNVQGDAFAEIPKLPGTFDFVFLDAWKPDYVKFLALVMPRLAPGGLFVAHNVVNKKSEMEPFLEAIQHDARLFTTIVSPSSEGMSVSYRVR; from the coding sequence ATGCGCTTCGCCGCCTTGCCCTTCAGCGTGTGGCTGCTCGTCGTCTCCGGGTGCGCCGTCCAGGCGCCGGACTCCGGGGGCGGCGCCGCTCGGACGCCGGGCGTCCGCGGCACCCTGACGCCGGCCATCGAGGCCGTTCTGGCCGACATCAGAAGCGCCGACGAGGGTCAGCTCGCCGTGTCCGAGGAGGATGGCCGATTCCTGCGCATGCTCGTCGCGTCGTCCGATGCACGTTCGATTCTGGAGATCGGCGGCGCGAGCGGGTACAGCGCGATCTGGCTCGGGCTCGCCGCGCGTGAAACCGGCGGGCGCGTCGTCTCGATCGAATACGACCCGGTACGGGCGAAGGAGGGCGCCGCGAACGTCGCGCGCGCCGGGCTCGACGACGTCGTCCGCAACGTCCAGGGGGACGCGTTCGCGGAGATTCCGAAGCTGCCCGGCACGTTCGACTTCGTGTTCCTCGACGCCTGGAAGCCGGACTACGTCAAGTTCCTCGCGCTCGTGATGCCGCGCCTTGCGCCCGGCGGTCTGTTCGTGGCGCACAACGTCGTCAACAAGAAGAGCGAGATGGAGCCGTTTCTCGAGGCCATCCAGCACGACGCGCGTCTCTTCACGACGATTGTCTCGCCGTCGAGCGAAGGGATGTCCGTGTCGTACCGCGTGCGTTGA
- a CDS encoding PAS domain S-box protein, with the protein MSVDQRSGDSTSATHASPEVAGARRHAAFLDDLRAALVHLRDQDRLLDYALNALREHLLVDRAAFGAMTPDGRTVTIQHQSPKAPPWLVGSYPTSELLVFDRLDEIVGAKSTVVSDVSRDRRTAGRVARLNALGVAAFIVEPLLADDGVTVLLAVGSAQPREWRRDEIHLLHDVAGHLYPAVERARAERALRISETEFRSIFELSAAGAAQTNPQTGRFIRVNRKLCEMTGYTDAELLQKTFSDITHPDDRQRDVDAVQRVLAERAPGWQHEKRYMRKDGTVRWVLVTGTVLPAVGGKPPLAVAIIQDIHDRKQAEDALRAANEELREADRRKDEFLAMLAHELRNPLAPLRTALAILQSHTPADEALRRCHDVIGRQVSQMARLLDDLLDVSRLSRGKLMLRRGPVLLQDVLDAAIETSRPLIQQHGHALTVRYAEEPILLDADATRLTQVFGNLLNNAANYTESGGHLEVTAERDRDMACIEVRDNGIGIPAEMIDRVFELFTQASTPGRGAGGLGIGLALARRLVEMHAGTIHATSEGIGRGSTFVVHLPVVAGRSTPRTADTGQPDGARLSRRVLVADDNTDAAEMVGLLLESAGCTVRLAFGGHAAVREAEAFRPEVVLLDIGMPDLDGYEVCRRIRRQPGGSTMTIVALTGWGQDEDRRRSALAGFDHHVVKPVAPAVLIDIVRDRPHRLV; encoded by the coding sequence GTGAGCGTGGACCAGCGATCCGGCGACTCGACCAGCGCCACGCACGCCAGCCCTGAGGTAGCCGGCGCCCGGCGGCACGCCGCCTTCCTCGACGACCTGCGGGCCGCGCTGGTACACCTCCGCGATCAGGACCGGCTGCTCGACTACGCGCTGAACGCGCTCCGCGAGCACCTGCTCGTCGATCGCGCGGCGTTCGGTGCGATGACGCCCGACGGCCGCACCGTGACGATTCAGCATCAGAGCCCGAAGGCGCCGCCCTGGCTCGTCGGCTCGTATCCGACGAGCGAGCTGCTCGTCTTCGATCGGCTGGACGAGATCGTCGGCGCGAAGAGCACGGTCGTCTCGGACGTCTCGCGCGATCGCCGCACGGCCGGGCGCGTCGCACGGCTGAACGCGCTCGGCGTCGCGGCGTTCATCGTCGAGCCGCTCCTGGCCGACGACGGCGTGACGGTACTCTTGGCGGTGGGCTCGGCACAGCCGCGGGAGTGGCGCCGCGACGAGATCCATCTGCTGCACGACGTCGCGGGGCACCTGTATCCGGCCGTGGAGCGCGCGCGGGCGGAACGCGCGCTGCGCATCAGCGAGACGGAGTTCCGCTCCATCTTCGAGCTGTCGGCCGCCGGCGCCGCCCAGACGAACCCGCAGACCGGTCGTTTCATCCGCGTGAACCGGAAGCTGTGCGAGATGACCGGGTACACGGACGCCGAGCTGCTGCAGAAGACGTTCTCCGACATCACGCATCCCGACGACCGGCAGCGGGACGTCGACGCCGTCCAGCGCGTGCTCGCAGAGCGTGCGCCCGGCTGGCAGCACGAGAAGCGCTACATGCGCAAGGACGGCACGGTGCGCTGGGTCCTCGTGACCGGCACGGTGCTGCCCGCGGTGGGCGGCAAGCCTCCGCTCGCCGTGGCGATCATCCAGGACATCCACGACCGCAAGCAGGCGGAAGACGCCCTGCGCGCGGCCAACGAAGAGCTGCGCGAAGCCGACCGCCGCAAGGACGAGTTCCTGGCGATGCTCGCGCACGAGCTCCGCAACCCGCTGGCGCCGCTGCGCACGGCCCTGGCGATCCTGCAGTCCCACACGCCGGCCGACGAAGCGCTCCGGCGCTGCCACGACGTCATCGGCCGGCAGGTTTCGCAGATGGCGCGGCTGCTCGACGACCTGCTCGACGTCTCCCGGCTCTCACGCGGCAAGCTCATGCTGCGCCGCGGGCCGGTGCTGCTCCAGGACGTGCTCGACGCCGCGATCGAGACGAGCCGACCGTTGATCCAGCAGCACGGACACGCGCTCACCGTGCGATACGCCGAGGAGCCGATCCTGCTCGACGCCGACGCCACGCGGCTGACGCAGGTCTTCGGCAATCTCCTGAACAACGCCGCCAACTACACCGAGTCCGGCGGCCATCTGGAGGTCACGGCCGAACGCGACCGCGACATGGCGTGCATCGAAGTGCGCGACAACGGCATCGGCATTCCGGCCGAGATGATCGATCGCGTGTTCGAGCTGTTCACGCAGGCGTCCACGCCAGGACGAGGCGCAGGCGGCCTCGGCATCGGCCTGGCGCTGGCGCGCCGGCTGGTCGAGATGCACGCGGGCACGATCCACGCGACGAGCGAGGGGATCGGCCGCGGCAGCACCTTCGTCGTGCACCTGCCGGTCGTCGCGGGGCGCTCGACTCCCCGCACCGCCGACACGGGCCAGCCGGACGGCGCCCGCCTGTCGCGCCGCGTGCTCGTGGCCGACGACAACACGGACGCCGCCGAGATGGTCGGGCTGCTGCTCGAAAGCGCGGGCTGCACCGTGCGGCTGGCCTTCGGCGGCCATGCCGCGGTGCGCGAAGCCGAGGCGTTTCGTCCGGAAGTCGTGCTGCTCGACATCGGCATGCCGGACCTCGACGGCTACGAGGTGTGCCGGCGGATCCGGCGGCAACCGGGCGGATCGACCATGACGATCGTCGCGCTCACCGGGTGGGGCCAGGACGAGGATCGGCGCCGCAGCGCGCTGGCCGGCTTCGACCATCACGTCGTCAAACCGGTGGCGCCGGCAGTCTTGATCGACATCGTCCGCGATCGCCCGCACCGGCTGGTCTGA
- a CDS encoding carbohydrate binding family 9 domain-containing protein, whose product MQQLGRAFPAAALAALLPLTSWAQAAAGSSSTAPRPADRAGAAAVAAAVRAGTPPVIDGKLDDAAWAAAPAIDTFTQRDPQEGMPVSERTEVRIAYDAEAVYIAGRFFDRSPITTRLGRRDMATSSSDWFSIGIDSFYDRRTAFVFEVNPSGVRRDSIIAGRSDTGDLAWDAVWDAATSIDENGWTAEIRVPFSQLGFAPAEEQTWGLQLARIINRRQEEAWFAFTPKSGQAGVPAYGDLTGLRGVEPGRRLELLPYAVGTSRRAGAPGALAGDRELAMNAGLDSRYRLTSNLTLTATANPDFGQVEVDPAVINLSAFETRYQERRPFFVEGANAFKFGGAVGGPSAEAAGVLYSRRLGRAPQLPLANAADVPDTATILGAVKLSGKTASGWNVGLLEAVTGSEFGEYRDGNGLSQRAMVEPRTNYFIGRTSRDLRRGQSNIGGIVTAANRDLAGDPRADGLRAEAYTAGLDFIHEWANRSWVVSGFLVGSHVGGSDAAIGATQRSSTRYLQRPDAKRLTYDATRTSLNGVAASVNMRKTAGLHWTTDSWLQTMSPGYEINDVGFQQRADRRAFGQGVTYSERRPGRIWRDWRSTTYVNRAKNFDGNVIDYFYWTSLTLTHLSYWQLTTSYWYEPKRTDDRLTRGGPLAMRPTTWRYNASLRSDPRKAITGTAAFALVADYAGSDNRTTSLSLDVRTSPRWNLSFGPELVQNRQHAQYVTAIRDPEMVSTFGTRYIFAPLDQRQFSIITRLNYTFTPNLTLEIYAQPLVSHGDYGLPKEFQSPSGYSFKTYGEDVGTIVRDGGRYVVDPDAGGPAAPFTVADRTFTTRSLRGNAVLRWEYRPGSTLYLVWQQDRLNEAAMSDFSVGRGFGSLFDGRANNVVVLKWSYWLNP is encoded by the coding sequence GTGCAACAGCTCGGACGTGCGTTTCCCGCGGCAGCCCTCGCCGCTTTGCTCCCCCTGACGTCCTGGGCCCAGGCTGCCGCCGGGTCCTCCTCGACCGCGCCTCGGCCAGCCGACCGCGCCGGTGCCGCGGCCGTCGCCGCCGCAGTGCGCGCCGGCACGCCTCCCGTCATCGACGGCAAGCTGGACGATGCGGCGTGGGCAGCCGCGCCGGCCATCGACACGTTCACGCAGCGCGATCCCCAGGAAGGGATGCCGGTCAGCGAACGGACCGAAGTGCGAATCGCGTACGACGCGGAGGCGGTGTACATCGCGGGCCGCTTCTTCGATCGCAGTCCGATCACCACGAGGCTCGGCCGGCGCGACATGGCGACGTCGTCGTCGGACTGGTTCAGCATCGGCATCGACAGCTTCTACGATCGGCGCACCGCATTCGTGTTCGAGGTCAACCCGTCGGGCGTGCGGCGCGACTCGATCATCGCCGGCCGCAGCGACACCGGCGATCTCGCGTGGGACGCGGTGTGGGACGCGGCGACGAGCATCGACGAGAACGGATGGACGGCGGAGATTCGCGTCCCGTTCAGCCAGCTCGGCTTTGCGCCGGCCGAGGAGCAGACGTGGGGTCTGCAGCTCGCGCGCATCATCAACCGCCGTCAGGAAGAAGCGTGGTTCGCCTTCACGCCCAAGTCGGGGCAGGCGGGCGTGCCCGCCTACGGCGATCTCACGGGTCTGCGCGGCGTGGAGCCGGGGCGGCGCCTCGAGCTGCTGCCGTACGCCGTCGGCACCAGCCGCCGCGCCGGCGCGCCGGGTGCGCTCGCCGGCGATCGCGAGCTGGCCATGAACGCGGGCCTCGATTCGCGCTACCGGCTCACGTCCAACCTGACGCTCACGGCGACGGCCAACCCGGACTTCGGACAGGTCGAAGTGGACCCGGCGGTCATCAACCTCTCGGCGTTCGAGACGCGCTACCAGGAGCGCCGGCCGTTCTTCGTCGAGGGTGCGAACGCGTTCAAGTTCGGCGGCGCCGTCGGCGGGCCGAGCGCCGAAGCCGCTGGCGTGCTGTACTCGCGGCGTCTTGGACGCGCGCCGCAGTTGCCGCTCGCCAACGCAGCCGACGTGCCCGACACCGCCACGATCCTCGGGGCCGTCAAGCTCTCCGGCAAGACGGCCAGCGGCTGGAACGTCGGCCTGCTCGAAGCGGTCACCGGATCCGAGTTCGGTGAGTACCGCGACGGCAACGGCCTGTCGCAGCGCGCGATGGTCGAACCGCGCACCAACTACTTCATCGGCCGCACGAGCCGCGATCTTCGGCGCGGCCAGAGCAACATCGGCGGCATCGTCACGGCCGCCAACCGCGATCTCGCAGGCGATCCGCGGGCGGATGGTCTGCGCGCCGAGGCGTACACCGCCGGCCTCGACTTCATCCACGAGTGGGCGAACCGGAGCTGGGTCGTCTCCGGCTTCTTGGTCGGCAGCCACGTCGGCGGCAGCGATGCCGCCATTGGCGCCACCCAGCGCTCCTCCACCCGCTACCTGCAGCGGCCGGACGCGAAGCGTCTCACGTACGACGCCACGCGGACGTCGCTCAACGGCGTGGCCGCGTCGGTGAACATGCGCAAGACCGCCGGCCTCCACTGGACGACCGACAGTTGGCTCCAGACGATGTCGCCGGGCTACGAGATCAACGACGTCGGCTTCCAGCAGCGTGCCGATCGCCGCGCGTTCGGCCAGGGCGTGACGTACAGCGAGCGCCGGCCGGGCCGCATCTGGCGCGACTGGCGCTCGACGACCTACGTGAACCGCGCGAAGAACTTCGACGGCAACGTGATCGACTACTTCTACTGGACGTCGCTGACGCTCACGCACCTGAGCTACTGGCAGCTCACGACGAGCTACTGGTACGAGCCCAAGCGGACCGACGATCGGCTCACCCGCGGCGGCCCGCTCGCGATGCGGCCGACGACGTGGCGCTACAACGCGTCGCTGCGCTCCGACCCGCGCAAGGCGATCACCGGCACCGCGGCGTTCGCGCTCGTGGCCGACTACGCGGGCAGCGACAACCGGACGACCAGCCTGAGCCTCGACGTCCGCACGTCGCCGCGCTGGAACCTCTCGTTCGGGCCGGAGCTCGTGCAGAACCGGCAGCACGCGCAGTACGTCACCGCCATCAGAGACCCGGAGATGGTCTCCACGTTCGGCACGCGGTACATCTTCGCGCCCCTCGACCAGCGGCAGTTCAGCATCATCACGCGCCTGAACTACACCTTCACGCCGAACCTCACGCTCGAGATCTACGCCCAGCCCCTCGTCTCGCACGGCGACTACGGCCTGCCGAAGGAGTTCCAGTCGCCGTCGGGCTACAGCTTCAAGACGTACGGCGAGGACGTCGGGACGATCGTCCGCGACGGCGGCAGGTACGTCGTCGACCCTGACGCCGGCGGGCCCGCGGCGCCGTTCACCGTGGCCGACCGGACGTTCACGACCCGATCGCTCCGCGGCAACGCCGTGCTGCGCTGGGAGTACCGGCCAGGCAGCACGTTGTACCTCGTGTGGCAGCAGGATCGGTTGAACGAGGCCGCGATGTCCGACTTCTCGGTCGGCCGCGGCTTCGGCTCCCTCTTCGACGGACGCGCGAACAACGTCGTCGTGCTGAAGTGGAGCTACTGGCTGAACCCGTAG
- a CDS encoding BON domain-containing protein, giving the protein MKLALATCVMAVCLAGCQASNEAAGTNGRNADVVDSVRHSLDQAQLEDVSTNQDRDKGVVTLSGSVPTEADKQRAETIAKTAAPGQIIANEIKVLPAGMESEAKSTIADIDNGIESNASAALRNAGLHDDVSVDATAGVVTLTGDVATDAARRQAEKTVAGVPNVKQVINKIEIEPRGR; this is encoded by the coding sequence ATGAAGCTCGCATTGGCTACGTGCGTGATGGCCGTGTGTCTCGCCGGCTGCCAGGCGTCCAATGAAGCCGCTGGCACCAACGGGAGGAACGCGGATGTCGTGGACTCCGTCCGTCACTCGCTCGATCAGGCGCAGCTCGAGGACGTCTCTACCAATCAGGATCGCGACAAGGGTGTCGTGACGCTGAGCGGCAGCGTGCCGACCGAGGCCGACAAGCAGCGTGCCGAGACGATCGCGAAGACCGCGGCGCCGGGCCAGATCATCGCGAACGAAATCAAGGTGCTGCCGGCCGGCATGGAGAGCGAGGCGAAGTCGACGATCGCCGACATCGACAACGGCATCGAGAGCAACGCCTCGGCGGCGCTTCGCAACGCCGGGCTGCACGACGACGTGAGCGTGGACGCCACGGCCGGCGTCGTGACGCTGACGGGCGACGTTGCGACCGACGCCGCACGCCGCCAGGCCGAGAAGACCGTCGCCGGCGTGCCGAACGTCAAGCAGGTGATCAACAAGATCGAGATCGAGCCGCGCGGCCGTTAG
- a CDS encoding SurA N-terminal domain-containing protein has protein sequence MMKGPRFWVAAMVIAGVAMSSACRSSSQPSGTPPANVWATVDGRTITRDDVEKLYRSTTQPNAAPLSDDEMLATKLSVLDDLISQDILLAKARTLGVAATDSEIEAAIAEQKRGMSDEDFQKQLGSRSLTVDDFRNGLRREMSVQKVLDREVTAKAVITDDQIAAFYNQNKAQFNLPEAQYRIAQIVVTPARDPQLRNRSGNDAGSVDEATRKFDMLLERLRAGADFAALAMDYSEDPQSVAQGGDIGFVSRSQLNDAPAALRDVVLKTAPGSVSTVAGGGSLTIIKVLAHEPAGQRELGTPAVRDGVRDLLQQRKAQLLRVAYITAVRDEATILNHLAQMVRDANGVPPALATAPAGPAPAAASGK, from the coding sequence ATGATGAAGGGGCCGCGGTTCTGGGTCGCGGCGATGGTCATCGCCGGCGTGGCGATGTCCTCCGCGTGCCGGTCCTCGTCGCAGCCGTCGGGGACGCCGCCGGCCAACGTCTGGGCCACGGTGGACGGCCGCACGATCACGCGCGACGACGTGGAGAAGCTGTATCGAAGCACGACGCAACCGAACGCCGCGCCCCTCTCGGACGACGAGATGCTGGCGACGAAGCTGAGCGTGCTCGACGATCTCATCAGCCAGGACATCCTGCTGGCGAAGGCGCGAACGCTCGGCGTCGCCGCGACCGACAGCGAGATCGAGGCGGCGATCGCCGAGCAGAAGCGCGGCATGTCCGACGAGGACTTCCAGAAGCAGCTCGGCTCGCGCAGCCTGACCGTCGACGATTTCCGGAACGGCCTGCGGCGCGAGATGTCGGTCCAGAAGGTGTTGGATCGCGAGGTCACCGCCAAGGCCGTCATCACCGACGACCAGATTGCCGCGTTCTACAACCAGAACAAAGCGCAGTTCAACCTTCCCGAGGCTCAGTACCGCATCGCGCAGATCGTCGTCACGCCCGCGCGGGATCCGCAGCTCAGGAACCGATCGGGCAATGATGCCGGATCTGTCGACGAAGCGACGCGGAAGTTCGACATGCTGCTCGAGCGGCTGCGCGCGGGCGCGGATTTCGCGGCGCTGGCGATGGACTACTCGGAGGATCCCCAGTCGGTGGCCCAGGGCGGCGACATCGGCTTCGTGTCGCGATCGCAGCTCAACGACGCGCCGGCGGCGTTGCGCGACGTCGTGCTGAAGACGGCGCCCGGCTCCGTGAGCACGGTGGCCGGCGGCGGTTCGCTCACGATCATCAAGGTGCTCGCGCACGAGCCGGCCGGCCAGCGCGAGCTGGGCACGCCGGCCGTTCGTGACGGCGTCCGCGATCTGCTGCAGCAGCGCAAGGCCCAGTTGCTGCGCGTCGCGTACATCACGGCCGTACGCGACGAGGCGACGATCTTGAATCACCTGGCCCAGATGGTCCGCGATGCCAACGGCGTGCCGCCCGCGCTCGCGACGGCACCGGCGGGTCCGGCTCCGGCCGCGGCGTCGGGCAAGTAG
- a CDS encoding sulfotransferase: protein MSGIAGRLILLVSQPRAGSTLLQRMLGRHPDVHTCSERWIALHPCFALREGLWTPYGHDLARRATMDLLRELPEGEAAYWEAVRRLLGHLYERELAVSGRRRLLDKTPRYYFILPELRRLFPEARVLLLIRHPLAVLASVLDTWVGTSDAADIVGFWHDLFSAPVLMRKAMAERDDHTSIVRYEELVSQPGDVIGSVSRWLDLGQGPDLVEYGADGSAPWRFGDSGTAFQQTRPMADRAHRWPEVLRRHPLWHALGAVYLDRLGDDVLRALGYDVGETRDLLGAEAVEESARRAAAALLTEPPSPDVMRRAAAAAHERASRLDQAAAERLAIIEEQRSAIAAFEAAVAGRDAEIARLQHALDEATAMPAGDRDKTAVPPVWRSVARPKP from the coding sequence ATGTCCGGCATCGCCGGCCGCCTGATCCTGCTCGTTTCGCAGCCGCGAGCGGGGTCGACGCTGCTGCAGCGCATGCTCGGGCGTCACCCCGACGTGCACACCTGCTCGGAACGCTGGATTGCCCTGCATCCGTGCTTCGCCCTTCGCGAAGGCCTGTGGACGCCATACGGCCACGACCTCGCGCGAAGGGCGACGATGGACCTGCTGCGCGAGTTGCCGGAAGGCGAGGCGGCCTACTGGGAGGCGGTCAGGCGCCTGCTGGGCCACCTCTACGAACGCGAGCTCGCGGTGTCGGGCCGGCGGCGGCTGCTCGACAAGACGCCCCGCTACTACTTCATCCTGCCGGAGCTTCGACGCCTGTTTCCGGAAGCGCGCGTCCTGCTGTTGATCCGCCATCCGCTGGCCGTGCTCGCGTCGGTGCTCGACACATGGGTGGGGACGTCGGATGCGGCCGACATCGTGGGGTTCTGGCACGACCTGTTCTCGGCGCCGGTCCTGATGCGGAAGGCGATGGCCGAACGAGACGACCACACGTCCATCGTGCGGTACGAAGAGCTGGTTTCGCAGCCGGGCGACGTCATCGGCTCGGTGTCGCGCTGGCTGGATCTCGGCCAGGGTCCTGACCTCGTGGAGTACGGCGCCGACGGGTCGGCGCCGTGGCGGTTCGGCGACAGCGGCACGGCGTTTCAGCAGACGCGTCCCATGGCCGATCGCGCGCACCGGTGGCCCGAGGTGCTGCGGCGCCATCCGCTGTGGCACGCGCTCGGCGCCGTGTATCTCGATCGGCTTGGAGACGATGTGCTGCGCGCGCTCGGGTACGACGTCGGAGAGACGCGCGATCTGCTCGGCGCGGAGGCGGTCGAGGAGAGCGCACGTCGCGCGGCCGCCGCGCTGCTGACCGAGCCGCCGTCGCCAGACGTGATGCGTCGCGCCGCCGCCGCCGCGCACGAGCGCGCCTCACGGCTGGACCAGGCCGCCGCCGAGCGGCTCGCGATCATCGAGGAGCAGCGATCCGCCATCGCGGCGTTCGAGGCGGCGGTCGCCGGCCGGGACGCCGAGATCGCCAGGCTGCAGCACGCGCTCGACGAGGCCACGGCCATGCCGGCTGGCGATCGGGACAAGACCGCCGTGCCCCCGGTGTGGCGTTCTGTCGCTCGTCCCAAGCCGTGA
- a CDS encoding DUF1080 domain-containing protein has translation MALRPTVLAFGSTARVVLSAVAAFTIAGVLDARPSQAPVPQTAPTPCPAPRGGQPPDDGRVCDERGAIVGYTKLAEIPGTPWIIHDNARPRPRVVTPGAAPGAPPSDAIVLFDGTDLSKWAQTVNGQLVDTKWPIHDGYFETGAGSGSMRTRESFGDVQLHLEFATPSPGRGASQDRGNSGVIFMGRYEVQVLDSFENLTYADGQAAAIYGQDPPLVNAARRPGEWQTYDIVFEAPRFNGTALAKPAYLTVVWNGVVVHNRRAVMGPTSPTQTVHQYVPHDAELPLTLQDHAHPVRYRNVWIRRLKGYDLQ, from the coding sequence ATGGCTCTCCGACCGACCGTTCTGGCCTTCGGATCGACTGCCCGCGTCGTGCTCAGCGCGGTCGCGGCCTTCACCATCGCCGGCGTCCTCGACGCGCGACCGTCGCAGGCTCCCGTGCCGCAGACGGCGCCGACGCCGTGTCCGGCGCCCCGCGGCGGACAGCCGCCCGACGATGGGCGCGTGTGCGATGAACGGGGCGCGATCGTCGGGTACACGAAGCTGGCGGAGATCCCGGGCACTCCCTGGATCATCCATGACAACGCGCGGCCGCGGCCGCGCGTCGTCACGCCAGGCGCGGCTCCGGGCGCTCCGCCGTCGGACGCGATCGTGCTGTTCGACGGCACGGACCTCTCGAAGTGGGCGCAGACGGTCAATGGCCAGCTCGTGGACACGAAATGGCCGATTCACGACGGCTACTTCGAGACCGGCGCCGGATCCGGCTCGATGCGCACCCGCGAAAGCTTCGGCGACGTGCAGTTGCACCTCGAGTTCGCCACGCCGTCGCCGGGCCGCGGCGCGAGCCAGGATCGCGGAAACAGCGGCGTGATCTTCATGGGCCGCTACGAGGTCCAGGTGCTCGACTCGTTCGAGAACCTCACGTACGCTGACGGCCAGGCCGCCGCGATTTACGGCCAGGATCCGCCGCTCGTCAACGCCGCGCGACGTCCCGGCGAGTGGCAGACCTACGACATCGTCTTCGAAGCCCCGCGGTTCAACGGCACGGCGCTCGCGAAACCTGCCTACCTCACGGTCGTCTGGAACGGGGTCGTCGTGCACAATCGGCGCGCCGTCATGGGCCCGACCTCACCGACGCAGACTGTCCATCAGTACGTCCCACACGACGCCGAGCTGCCGCTGACGCTGCAGGACCACGCCCATCCCGTGCGGTACCGCAACGTCTGGATTCGCCGACTGAAGGGGTACGACCTGCAGTAG